The DNA segment CGTCGCGCCGTATGAGGCGAATACGGCGCTGATCGGCTTCGACATGGTCACCCAGAAGGCGAACCTGTCGGCCCTGCTCCAGGCCCGCGACACCGACACGGTGGTGATCTCCGCCCCGTTCGCGCTGCGCCAGACCACGCCCGCCGGCCACAACCCGCTCGGCGTGACCCTGCGTCTGCCGGTGTATTCGCATGGGCCGACGCCGACCACGCCCAACCAGCGCCGTGCGCGCGAACTGGGCGCGCTGGCGATCGGCATCCGGTTGGAGCCGATGGTGGAGAGCGCGCTGGCCGGTCCTGTGCTGGACGCCTTCCGGGTGCGCATCAGCGATGCCACCGCGGATGCGCATCCGTTCTACGACGCCGGCAGCGAGGTGGAAGCGGGATTGCCGTCGCAAGTGCGCCGCATGGACTTCGGCGGCCGCCAGTGGCGCGTGGAACTGCTGCCGCGTCCGCAGCCGCTGGACCTCGGCCGACTGCAGGCCATCCTCGTCGGTGGCGGCGTCATCAGCCTGTTGCTGTCGGCACTGGTGTGGTCGCTCACCACCACGCGGGGTCGGGCCGTCGCTTTGGGCGCGCAGATGAGCGCGCGCTTCCGCGAAAGCGAGCTGCGTTTCCGCACGCTCAACGAACTGCTGCCCGCGCTGGTCCTGCTGGCCCACGCGCGCGATGGGCGGATCGTCTACGCCAACCAGGCCGCGCGCCTGCGCCTGGGCGACCCCACCGGGCTGCCGCTGTCGGCGCTGTTCTCCGATCCGCAGCTACAGCACCGCGCACGCGACGCCGATGCCATCGGCACCGACTGGGGCAACCTGGAAGCCGTGTTGCTCAGCCCCGGCGGCGATGCCTTCTGGGCCAGCGCATCGATTTCGCAAGTGGACATGGAAGGCCAGGCTCACCTGCTGATGGTCGCCACCGACATTTCCGAGCAGCGCGAACTGACCGAGCGCCTGAGCTACCAGGCCACGCACGATGCGCTCACCGAACTGTGCAACCGCCGCGAGTTCGAACGCCGCGTGGAAGAAGCGCTGCACGAGCGCAAGGGCCGCGTGCAGACAGACCCGTGCGCGCTGCTCTACATCGACCTGGACCAGTTCAAGCTCATCAACGACGTCTCCGGCCACATGGCGGGCGATCAATTGCTCGCCCAACTCGCGCTGGCGATGCGCCACCAGCTGCGCGGCGGCGACGTGCTGGCACGGCTGGGCGGCGACGAGTTCGGCCTGATGGCCTTCCATGTGGACGCCGAGGGCGCGCATGCGCTGGCCGAGCGCCTGCGCGAGTGCATCGAAGCGCTGATGTTCGTCTGGCAGGACCGCACCTACACCGTCAGCGCAAGCATCGGCGTGGTCGTCGTCGATCAGCAGGAACCGACCCTGAAGGACCTGCTGGCATGGGCGGACACCGCTTGCTACCTGGCCAAGGAGAACGGCCGCAACCGCGTGCACGTCTACCGCCAGGACAACGAGACCACGCGCCGCCAAGGCGAGATGGAATGGGCCAGCCGCCTGCGCTGGGCGGTGGAACAGGACCGCCTGCTGCTGGACTACCAGGAGATCGTGCCGCTCGACGGCAGCGACACCGCCACCAGCATCGAATTGCTGCTGCGCCTGCGCGACGAGGATGGCGGCGTGGTGCTGCCCGGCGCGTTCCTGCCGGCCGCCGAGCGCTACGGCCTGATGCCGGCGATCGATCGCTGGGTGATCCGCAACGCATTGGCGCACTTCGCGCAGCTGCACCACTCCGGCATGCGCCTGGGCACCTGCGCGATCAACCTGTCCGGCGCGAGCATCGAGGACGACGGCTTGGCGGATTTCATCCTGGCCCGCATCACCGAGTACGCCGTGCCCGCGCACACGCTGTGCTTCGAGATCACCGAGACCGTCGCGGTGCGCAACCTGCTGAAGGTCGTCAACGTCATCGAACGCCTGCGTCGCGCCGGCTGCCGCATCGCACTGGACGATTTCGGCGCGGGCATGTCCTCGTTCGGCTACCTGAAGAACCTGCCGGTCGACCTGATCAAGATCGACGGCAGCTTCATCCGCGACCTCGAAACCGAACCGATGAGCCGCACCATCGTCAGCGCCATCGCCCAGATCGGCCATCAGCGCGGCTTGAAGGTCGTCGCCGAGTGGGTCAGCAGCCCGCAGCTGTGCGAATCGCTGCGCTCGCTGGGCGTGGACTACGGCCAGGGCTTCGCGCTGCACCGGCCCGAACGCGTGCTGTACCAGCGCGACGAGCATCCGCCGCGCCGGCTCAGCGTGGTCCGCTGACGCGCGCTCAATCCCCGCGCGCGACGCGCTGCTGCTTCTGCAGTTCCTCCGCCGTCATCCGGCGAGCGTGCCCGGGCAGGATCGTGAGCCCGCGATGCGCGCACACGTCCACCGACGGATACAGCACTTGCTGGCCGTTGCCGAACGCCAACTTCAAGTCCTGCACGCAGGCCTGCACCGGCAGGCGCACGGTGGCCGCATTGCCACCGCCCTGCAGGTCCTCGCCGAGGGCGACGGCCACCGGCTCGCCGCCGACGGGCGCGGCCGACATCGCGACCAGGCGCTCGTGGGCGCGGTTGACGATGTCCAGGTAGTGCACGCGCGACACGTCCTCGGCGTGGGCGATGGCGGCGGCGGGCAACAAAGCGGCGACGAGGGCGAAGCGGATCGACAGGGGGCGCATGGCGAATCTCCGTTGGGAAGGGGATCCGCCGGAAGCCTCGCGGGCTCGGCGGATGGCCGCATCTCGCGCCGCCCGCGCCATGCCGGCAACGGATTCGGGATGAATCGTCGTTGCGCCGGGCCGAATCGTAGCCATGCGCGCGTGACGCTTCCCACGCGCGGAACCCCGGCCTAGGATGCCCCCACCTTCCGGGACGCCACGCATGAAGATCCGACTGGGCACCATCGAGATCGGCCTGTTCCGCTATCTGGGCCTGTGGACGGCGGTCGCGCTGCTGTTCACCCTGCAGACGAAACTCAACAACGGCCTGCACCGTCCCAACTGGCCGCTCTGGGATCTGATCCGCTGGTCCTTGATCCAGTGGTACACCTGGGCGGCGCTGGCGCCGGTCGTGTTCCGACTGGCCGAGCGCTATCCGATACGCGACACGATGCGCTTCCGCGGACTAGGCAAGCAGCTGGTGGCCAGCCTGTGCACGACGTTCGTCGCGATGATGATCGGCGCATTGGTTTCCACACTGTTCGAACCCAGCGGCTTCTTCGAGCAGCTGGGGTACTTCCTGGAGCAGCACTTCGCCATCGGCCTGCTGACCTACTGGCTGCTGTTCGCCATCCAGCAGGCCATCCAGTTCCACGCCGAGAAAGCCCGGCGCGAACTGGAGGCAAGCCAACTCGCCACCGAACTCGCGCAATCGCGCCTGCAGGTCCTCAAGACCCAGTTGCAGCCGCACTTCCTGTTCAACACGCTGCACGCCATCGTCACCCTGCTGGACGAGGACACCCTGTCGGCGGAAGACATGCTGCTGAAGCTGAGCGAGCTGCTGCGTGCGTTCCTGGAAGACTACGACGGCCAGGAGATCTCGCTGCGGCGCGAACTGGAATTGCTCGAACTCTACCTCGGCATCCAGCGCCGGCGCTTCAAGGACCGCCTGGAAACCCGTATCTACGTGGCACCGGACACGCTCGACGCCGCGGTGCCCAGCCTGGTGCTGCAACCGCTGGTCGAGAACGCGATCCGTCACGGCATCGGCCGCAACGTCGGCGAGGACCGCGTCGAGATCGACTGCCGCCGCGAGGGCGGGCAACTGCTGATCGAAGTGCGCAATGGCAACAGCACGCTGGGCCAGCCCAGTGATGGTGGGCATGGCATCGGGATGGCGAACACGCGACTGCGCCTGCGCGAGCTCTATGGCGACAACGCCGACCTGCGCCTGGACGCGATGGTCCCGCGCGGTGTCGCCTGCCGCCTGCGCGTGCCGTTCCGAGAGCTCGAACAGGACGATGATGCGCCGGAGCACGTACCGGCGTGAGCCTGCGCGTGCTGGTGGTCGACGATGAGCCGATCGCGCGGCACGCGGTTGTCCGCCATCTGCGCGACGCGGAGGACCTGGAGATCGTCGGCGAATGCGGCGACGGCGTGTCCGCGGTGGAGTCGATCCGTGCGCTGTCGCCGGACCTCGTGTTCCTCGACATCCAGATGCCGGCAATCACCGGCCTGGACGTGGTCGCCACGATCGGGGCCGCGCGCATGCCGGCGACGATCTTCGTCACCGCCTACGAACACTACGCGGTACGCGCCTTCGAAGCGCATGCGGTGGATTATCTGGTCAAACCCTTCAGCCGTGAACGCTTCCAGGAAACCCTGCGTCGCGCGCGCCAACGGCTGACCGTGCGCGAAGGCGCCGATGCCGACGCCACCGCGCGCATCCTGCAGACGCTGGAAACGCTGCGCCAGCGCGACGACTACGCCACCCGAATCCCCGTGCGCGAAGAAGAGAAGGTCGTATTGGTGGACGTGGACGACATCGTCTGGATCCGCGCCAACGGCAACACGGTGCTGCTGCATCTGGCTGGCCGCGTGCATGAGCTGCGCGAGACGATGGCCGCACTGGCCGCACGGCTGGACCCGCGCCACTTCGCCCGCGTGCACCGCTCCGCCATCGTCAACGTGCGCCGGATCCGCGACATCCAGCCGTGGTTCAACGGCCACCACGTCATCACCCTGGACACCGGACAGCAGCTGCGCATGAGCCGTTACCAGCACGAAGCCTTCCTGAAGCTGGTGGGGCCACGACCGACAACGTGACGCGCGCCAGTTACTCTTCGGTTTCCACCCGGTTGCGACCGGCGTGCTTCGCGCGGTACAGCGCTTCATCCGCGATCAGGAAGGCCTGGGCATAGTCCTCGCCGGGCGCGGTGCGCACCCAGCCGATGCTCACCGTCACCACGCCCCATGGCGAGTCGTCGTGCGGAATGCCCAACGCGTGCACGGCGGCGCGGACGCGCTCGGCCACGCGCGCGGAGACCGCGGCATCGGTATCCGGCAGCACCACCAGGAATTCCTCACCACCCATGCGCGCCACCGCGTCCTGCGGGTGCCGCAGCAGGCCGCCGACGACGCCGGCCACGCGCCGCAACGCACTGTCGCCGGCCGCATGGCCGTAGCGGTCGTTGTAAGCCTTGAAGTGGTCCACGTCGATCGCGATGACGGTCATGTCCACCGTGAGCTGCCCGGCTTCGTCGCTGACCAGCGACAGCTTGTGCTGAAGGCCGCGTCGGTTGAGGCAGCCGGTCAGCGGATCGGTGCGGTTGAGCCGGTCCAGTTCGGCATTGGCCTGGCGGAGTTCGGCGGTGCGGCGGTCGATCTCCTGCTCGCGGCGTTCCAGCGTGCGCTGCAGCGACAACGCCAGCGCACTCTGGTCGGCCAACGAGCGCTGCAGGTCCTCGTGCGCCACTTCCAGCTGGTCGGCCAGTTCGCCGACCGCGCGACCCACCGGTTCGAACTCTTCCGGCAGCGGCGCCGTCGTGCTGGGGCGCCGGTGCACGGCCAGCGCGTGCAACGCGTCGGACAGCTGCGCGAGCGCACCGTCGAGGCGCCGCATCTGCCACGCGTAGGCGAACCACACGCCGGCGGCGATCAGCACCAGCAGGCCTGCCGTCGCCAATGCGCGGCTGCGTACCGTGCTCACCAACATGTCGTCCGGCACCACCAGCACGAGCGTCCAGCCGGACGTCAGCTTCGCCTGCGAGACCCAGGCCGCGCGCCCGTCCGCCATCACGCCATGCAGCCTGCGCGATTCCGTCTCGCGTGCGCCTTGCCCCGCACCGGCCAGCAACGGCGTGCCCGCGAGCGGTTGCTGAAAGCGGTACTGCAATCCCTCGGTCGCACGGATCACACGCATTTCGCGATCGAGCAGCAACATCTCCACGCCGCGTCGGCGCATGGCCGTGACGCGGGGACCGGTGAACGCATCGACGCGGATGGAGCCCTGCACCACGCCCGCGAAGGCGCCATCCGCCCGCCACGGCGCCGAAACGGCAACAAGCGGATCGTTGCTCAGGCGGCGGCCGCGGAACGCATCGGAGACGAACGGCGCACCGCTGTCGCGAGGCGTCCGGAAATACTCGCGGTCGGCCACATTGATGGCCGGCGCACGCGGCGGCACCGGCTGCGACGCCTGGACGTTGCCCAGCGCATCGGTGACCAGCACGCTACTGAAACCGGGATAGCGCCGGCGCAGTTCCGCCAGTTGCGCCGGCCAGTCGGTGTCCTTGCCGCTCATCGACGCCACCAGCGCCACACCGGCCTGGTGCATGTCGACGAAATCGTTCACCGCCGTGGCACTGAGCATCGTGCTCACTTCCAGGCGCTCACCCAAGTGCCGCTGCTCTGCCCGGTAGGAGCGCACTTGCTCGACGATGCCGAGCACGGCCGCCGGCAGCAGCGCCGCCAGCACGACGGCACGTGCGAACTGTCGTCTCAGCGAGGGGGGACGCGGGGCGTGGCCGGCGGACGGGACAGGGTCGGGCATGCGGGTGCGGCGGCGGGACGGTCCGGATACTGCGGCGCACTATCCACTATTTCGGCGCAGAATTCTGCGCCTCACTTGCCCTGATTCGCGCCTGGTCAGGGCGTGGTCGCCCCGGTGTCGCGCGCCTCGGCGGCCACAACCCGCGGACGCACATGCTCCAGCAGGCTGGCCAGGGTCTTGCCCGGCTCCTCCCACGGCATCATGTGCGCGGAGTGCTCGAACCACACGCCGCGCTTGTAGGGTGCCTGCACTTGGGCCAGCCACGCCGCGGTCGGCTCGGACGGCGTGGTGTAATCGTGCCGGCCCATGAACATCACCACCGGAATGGGGAAGCGCTTCACGCCGGTGAAGTCGACCTGCAGGAACTCGTCCAGCAGCCGTCCCAGCGTGAACACGCTGCCGGCGTTGATCGCGCAGCGCGCGGCATCGTCGTAGTCGGGCGACAGGCGAGGGCCCTGGAAGAAATAGTTCGAGCTGTCGCGGTATGCGGTCAGTCCGCCGTAGAACTGCGGCCACTTGCGGGCGATGACGATGCGCTCGCGGGTGATGGGCTGGTCGCCGGGATACGGAGCGATCGACTCCATCTCGCGCACGGCCTCGGCGTTGCCGCGGGCGCGCGCCGTACGCAGGCCGTAGTCGAAGCTGACCCGCTCATTGGTGCGCACGTTGATGACCTGCCCGATGCCGACATAGGCATGGAAGAGGTCGGGCCGCTGCAGCGCGGCGTGCATCGCCACGACGGTGCCCCAGCTATGCCCCATCAGCACCAGCTTGCGCTTGTGGTAGCGGGTACGAAGGTATTCGGCGAGCGCGATCGCATCATCCACGTAGCGCTGGATGTGCAGGGTGTCGGCGACAGCGGCTTCAGGATTCAGCGTGAGCGTCTTGCCGGCGCCGCGCTGGTCGTAGTTCACGACCGTGAAGTACTCCTCAAGCGGGCGCTGGAACTGCCACAGCGTCGGGATGACCGGCGACGCAGGCCCCCCATGCACGAACAGGACCATCGGATTCTCTCGGTCCTGGCCGCGCACGTTCACCCACTGACGAATGCCGCCGATCTCAGCGGCATAGGCTTCCTGCACGCCGGTCGGTGCGCTGATGCGGCCCAGGTCGGCGATGATCTCACGGGCCGGCGCGTAGGCCGAGCGATCCGGGCAGGCCTCCTGCGCCAGCGCGCCCATCGGCAACAGCGCGAGCAGGCCCGCGGCGAATGCATGTTTCATCCTCATCTCCGTCAAGCGGTGTGCCTTCGATTGTCGGCGAAGTCGCGCGAGGACGACCGTGTCGTTCGTCCCTAACGGCGATCAGACGTGCGCCACCCACTGCCGCAACACGCCTTGCAGGACGCTCTCGCGGCGCTTCACTTCATCCGGACCGGCGAACGACAGCGTCGCCCGATCGGCGCCCAGCCAGGTCAACAGCCCTTCCGGATCCGCGATCGCGTCCTTCGGCAGCGCGCGCTTGCCCGCGCCGAGATGCAGCACCAACAGCACGCTGTCCGCCTTCCGCAGTTGCATCGTGGCGAAGTGCCGACCTTCCACGTGGAAGCTCGGGGCATTCCACTTGATGTCTTCGGCGATACGTGGATCGGCGGCGCGGACCGTGGCGCGCAGCCGCTGGATGGTGGCGTCCTGCGGATGCGCCAGCGCGACGAGGAACGCCCCGACATCGGCGGGGGCAGCGGACTTCTTCACAGGCATCGTTGGCCCCGGATAAGGCGCGCACGCATCGGCGCCGGAGGGACGTTACACCGCGCCGAAACGAAAGTCCGGCCAGCGAACCGCCGCCTGGTCACTCGGGAGCCGCCTCCGCGATCATCCGCATTGCCTGCTGCTTGCCGGCGGCAAGCGCATCGTGGCAGGTGAAGTGGTGCGGCTCGCCCTCGCGCCAGGGTGCGCTCCACGCGCTGCTCTGCGCGTTGCGCACGCGCACCGCCAGCGACCAGGGCTGCTGGTCGTCGGGCCGCTCGATCACCACTTCCACCAGATGTCCCTGGCAGGTCGACAGGTCCACTTTCTTCTGCATGCACTCTCTCCGGCTCGATCACGTCGCGCCCATGCCTGGCATGCGGTCCGTCCTACCCTGGTCCATTCCAACCAACGCGGAAACAGGCCCCCCCGGGCCAGTTACTCCGATTCCACGCCCGCCAGCTGCAGCACCCAGCCCGGCACCACCGGCTCGCCGGCGTAGAAGTCCTTCGGCTTCTTCTCCGCCATCGCCCAGCGATGCAACCAGCTGGGGCCGTAGCGGCCGTTGTAGCCGTCCTCGCCGCGCGCGTAGGCGGGGTCGCGCATCGCCTCGTCCAGCGTCACCACGCGGTAGCCGCGTCGCTGCACGCCAGCCACGAGCTCCGCGTAGGCGACCGCGTTGAGCTCGTTGGCGTGCAGCAGCCAGACCTGCGGCAGCGCGTAGCCCAGCAACGCCTGCGACTGCCGTTCGTAGTAGTCGACCTTGTTGAGCATGTAGGGAATGTAGCCGCGCTTCAGCCGCTCCAGCGTGGCGGCGCGCTCGGGCGTATCGGGCTGGCCGTCGAGCACGTTCGCATAGGCGAAGGCCCAGACCCATTCGCCGTTGTCCACGGTCACCGGCGCGATGCGGTAGCCGTGCTCGCGCAGGAACGTGGACAGGGCGGCGCGCTCTTCCGGCGTGCGCCCGGCGCGCAGGTAGGGGTGGCGGAACCAGCGCGGCACCTGTCCGCGCTTCGCGAGCAGCGGACGCAGTACGCGCTCGCCATCGAGCACCTCCTGCTGGAACGCGGGCAACCCGACGGCGTGCAGATCGACATGGCCGTGCGTGTGGTTGCCGAGTTCGAAGCCACCGTCGAGCCAGTCGTCCAGCATCGCCACGCGCGTCGGCTGCACCTGGCCGTCGATCTCCAGCTTGCCTTCGTTGACGAAACCCACCACCGGCACACCGGCCTGCTTGAGCTGCGCCATCAGTTGCGCATGGCGCGCCTGCACCTCCGCGGCCGGCGTCTTGTCCATGCGCTGCCACGGCAGATCGTCGATGGTGATGGCGATGCGGCGATCCGGCTCGGCCGCCTGCGCTGCCAGCGCCGATGCGAACAGGAAGAGGGCAGACAACGTGCGCAGCAATGGCCGCATCGGCAGGAACGTCCGTAAGAAGAGCCGCGAGCTTATCCAGCCTGCAGGACACCCGGCAACGACCCGACCAATGCCAGACCTTCAGACCGCGTGACGAAGTCCTGTCCTGCCCATGCGGCATGATGCGTAAGAAAGACCACAGACCCCGAAGGACTTGCTGATGCGTGCATGGCTGTTGCTGCCCCTGTTGCTGCTGTCTTCCTTCGCCGCGCGTGCGGCCGACCCCTGCCCGCAGCTGGCCCAGCAGACGCCGTCCGATGTCGCCACCCGCATCGCCGCGGTGGCTTGCCGCGAGCACCTGACGTGGTATCGCCCCTTCATCGACCGTGAAGGCAAGCTGGCGAACGCGCCGATGATGGAAGCGGAGTCGTCGCTGTTGTCGATCGGCGACGACCGTGCCTGGCAGCGCGTGGTGCGCTATTGGCGCGACAGCGGCCTGCTCGGCGCGATCGGCCACCGCCGCGGCGCGACCGACTGCCTGTATGCCTCGGCGACCGGCCCGCAGGCCGAAGCCTGCCGCGGCTTCGTGGTGGACACCCCGTGGTCGGCCGCCTTCATCTCCTGGGTGATGCGCGAAGCCAGGGTGCCGGGTTTCCGCGGTTCCAGTCGCCACTTCACTTACGTGCAGGCCGCCTACCAGCAGCCGGCGACGAACGCCTTCGACGTGATCGACGTGGCCCACGCCAAGCCGGCGGTGGGCGACCTGATCTGCTACGTGCGCCAGTACAGCCGCCTGTTCGGCCATGAAGGACTGGTGCCGCTGCTGCGCAGTGGCGGCTCGCTCGACATGCACTGCGACATCGTCGTGGCGGTGAATCCGAACAACGACAGCACCGCGTACGCGATCGGCGGCAACGTGCAGCAGAGCGTGACGATGCGGATGCTGCCGTTGAACCGCAATGGCGAATTCTGGGGTGGGCTGCCGCTGCGGATCGGCGACGGCACGCTGTGCGCGCCGGACAACGAAGCTGCCTGCAACATGAATCGCCAGGACTGGGCGGCGATCCTGCGTCTCAAATCGCCCGCGGAACTTGCCAAACTCCCGGGGTATCTGCCGCCGGTGCAGGACGCGCCCGAGGCGTCGCCGGAACGGCCGTCGTGCTGCGTGAACTGCGTGATCGGTTCGGGCGTGCCGCGATGCCCGGCCGACGCACCCGCCACCAGCGAGCCCACCACGAATCCCTGAGCCGCATCCCGGAGTCCTCGATGAAGCCACGCCCCACCGCATCGACCGTCCGCCTCACCGCCATCCTCGCCGCCTGCGTATCGCTGGCGGCGTGCGCCACCACACCGACCGCACCGAGGTGGACCGTGGGCCAGCAGGCCACGGTCGAAGGCCAGGTCGCCACCGTCGACATCACGCCGTGGACCTACGACGGCAGCGCGGTGGTCACGCTGGCCACACCGGCCGGCAACGTCGACGTGCATCTGCCGGCACGCTGGAACCTGTGCAAGGCGCCGCCCCCGGACGAGGTGCAGGCCCTGAAGGCCGGCGACCGCGTCCGGGCGACCGGCACGGTGTCCGAGCCGCACACCCTGGTGGTCTGCGAGCAGGCCGAGCACGGGCTGCATCGCGCCCCATAAGCGCGGGAGGTGCGGTTGCAATCAACTCACGTCGATCAGCGGCGATTCGTGCGCTGCAACTAGCATGTAAACGTTTTCATCCCTAGTATCCGGCGCTCCCCCGGCCTGCATGGCCCGCCTTCTGGAGCTCCGCCATGACCCCCTTCGCGCCCGCGGTCCGCCCGCCCCTGGCCCTCGCGTCGCTCGGTCTGGCGATCGGGTTGGCCGTCAGCCCCCTGGCCCGTTCGGCCGACGCCCTGCCCCCGCGCACGGCCTGGAAGGCGACGAGCTCGGCCAGCACCACGGTAGAGATGGCGCCGGCCAAGGGCATCGACGGCGACCCGGCGACCAAGTGGGGCGGCGCGTTTTCGCCCGGCCACTGGTATCAGGTCGACTTCGGCAAGCGCGTCTCTGTCGGCGCGGTGGAACTGCATTGGGAATGGGGCGGCGCGCGCGCGTACTCGATCCAGGCGTCCGACGACGGCGAACATTGGCGCACCGCATTCGAGACGCGCGATGGCGTGGGCGGCATCGAGTACGACGTGTTCCCCACGGTGCAGGCGCGCTACCTGCGCCTGACTGCGCCGGACCGCTCGGCGGACTGGGGCGTGTCGGTGTTCGAGTTCCAGCCGTACGCCGGTGGCGAGACACCGCGCATCACGGGCGTGAGCGGCGATGCCGCCGCGCTGTGGTCCGATGCCGGCGAGGCGCATGCGATGACCGCGAAGCCCGCGGCCGACGGCATGCGGCAGCTGCAGATCGACCTGCCCAAGCCGCTGTCCGTGGCCGGCCTGGAAGTGGCGTGGAAGGACACGCCGCGCGCGGCGAAGCTGGAAGGCCGCGAGTCAGGCTCGGATCGCTGGATCGTGCTGGCGGAAGATCCCAATGCCTACGGCAGCACCGCCTTCCTCGCCGACAGCCAGGCCCGCACGCTGTCCGCCTTGCGCTTGAGCGTGCGCGGCCAGGGCGCGCGAGCGCCGACGTTGCAGCGCCTGCGCCTGATCGGGCCGAAGCGGGTGATGACGGCGATGAAGCGCTACGAACTCGCCGCTTCGCGCGAACACCATGCATTGTTCCCCTCGTCGCTGCACCAGCAGCAGGTGTACTGGACGGCGGTCGGCATTCCCGCGGGCCGGCAGAAGTCGGTGCTCGACGAATTCGGCCATGTCGAAGCCTTCAAGGGCGCGCCGCTGGTGCAGCCGGTGTGGCGCGACGCCAGCGGTCGTGCGAGCGCAGCGAACGCCGATACATCCATCACCCATGCGTTGCGCGACGGCTGGATGCCGATGCCGACCGTGCAGTGGTCGCCACAGCCCGGCCTGGAACTGACGACGGCGGCGATCGCGCTCGAGCAGCGCGGCGCGCCGGTCACGCTGGTGCGCTATCGCCTGCGGAACACCGGCACCACGCCGGTCGCCGGCAGCTTCAACCTGCTGACGCGGCCGATGCAGGTCAGCCCGCCGTGGCAAAACGGCGGACCCTCGCCGATCCGCGACATCACCGTCGGCAGCGGCGATGCGGCGCAGGTGGCGGTCAACGGGCGCACGCTATTCCAGTCGCTGACGCCGGTGACGCGCGCGTCCGCATCGGCCTTCGGTGCGCATGGCGAAGGCGAGATCACCGGCTTGCTGATGGCCAACGCGTTGCCCGATGCGCAGCAGGCGCACGACGACACGGGCCTGGCGGCCGGTCAGCTCGGCTACGACGTGGCACTGGCGCCGGGCGCGACGCAGGACATCGTCATCGGGTTCGCCCTCGGTGATGCGCGCATCGATCCCGCCAAGCCGCTACCGGCCGCGCCGGCGATCGACATGAAAGGGCTCACCGGCGAAGGCGCCTTCGACACGCTCGCCGACCAGGTGGCCGCGGATTGGCAGAAGCGCCTGGGCCGCATCGGCCTGTCGCTGCCGGACGCGTCGTTGGTCGACATGCTGCGCGCGCAGGCGGCGTACATGCTGATCAACCAGAGCGGCCACGCCATGCAACCGGGGCCGCGCAACTACAACCGCTCCTTCATCCGCGACGGCGCCGCCACCGCCGCCACGCTGG comes from the Pseudoxanthomonas sp. YR558 genome and includes:
- a CDS encoding EAL domain-containing protein; the protein is MAVPFNAGMPLVEATPTPPGHANAATPGTPDRRLGLPPMAWAAAVLLAGLLCTAFVAHREWDDLQDRAEEHRRALADTGIARLRVPLEQAASMLRAMQTVFLSNDQMDQTRFSQYHASLRSPLQPGSYTSIAFARREPAGQPLADHVSYRYAYVAPYEANTALIGFDMVTQKANLSALLQARDTDTVVISAPFALRQTTPAGHNPLGVTLRLPVYSHGPTPTTPNQRRARELGALAIGIRLEPMVESALAGPVLDAFRVRISDATADAHPFYDAGSEVEAGLPSQVRRMDFGGRQWRVELLPRPQPLDLGRLQAILVGGGVISLLLSALVWSLTTTRGRAVALGAQMSARFRESELRFRTLNELLPALVLLAHARDGRIVYANQAARLRLGDPTGLPLSALFSDPQLQHRARDADAIGTDWGNLEAVLLSPGGDAFWASASISQVDMEGQAHLLMVATDISEQRELTERLSYQATHDALTELCNRREFERRVEEALHERKGRVQTDPCALLYIDLDQFKLINDVSGHMAGDQLLAQLALAMRHQLRGGDVLARLGGDEFGLMAFHVDAEGAHALAERLRECIEALMFVWQDRTYTVSASIGVVVVDQQEPTLKDLLAWADTACYLAKENGRNRVHVYRQDNETTRRQGEMEWASRLRWAVEQDRLLLDYQEIVPLDGSDTATSIELLLRLRDEDGGVVLPGAFLPAAERYGLMPAIDRWVIRNALAHFAQLHHSGMRLGTCAINLSGASIEDDGLADFILARITEYAVPAHTLCFEITETVAVRNLLKVVNVIERLRRAGCRIALDDFGAGMSSFGYLKNLPVDLIKIDGSFIRDLETEPMSRTIVSAIAQIGHQRGLKVVAEWVSSPQLCESLRSLGVDYGQGFALHRPERVLYQRDEHPPRRLSVVR
- a CDS encoding histidine kinase yields the protein MKIRLGTIEIGLFRYLGLWTAVALLFTLQTKLNNGLHRPNWPLWDLIRWSLIQWYTWAALAPVVFRLAERYPIRDTMRFRGLGKQLVASLCTTFVAMMIGALVSTLFEPSGFFEQLGYFLEQHFAIGLLTYWLLFAIQQAIQFHAEKARRELEASQLATELAQSRLQVLKTQLQPHFLFNTLHAIVTLLDEDTLSAEDMLLKLSELLRAFLEDYDGQEISLRRELELLELYLGIQRRRFKDRLETRIYVAPDTLDAAVPSLVLQPLVENAIRHGIGRNVGEDRVEIDCRREGGQLLIEVRNGNSTLGQPSDGGHGIGMANTRLRLRELYGDNADLRLDAMVPRGVACRLRVPFRELEQDDDAPEHVPA
- a CDS encoding response regulator produces the protein MSLRVLVVDDEPIARHAVVRHLRDAEDLEIVGECGDGVSAVESIRALSPDLVFLDIQMPAITGLDVVATIGAARMPATIFVTAYEHYAVRAFEAHAVDYLVKPFSRERFQETLRRARQRLTVREGADADATARILQTLETLRQRDDYATRIPVREEEKVVLVDVDDIVWIRANGNTVLLHLAGRVHELRETMAALAARLDPRHFARVHRSAIVNVRRIRDIQPWFNGHHVITLDTGQQLRMSRYQHEAFLKLVGPRPTT
- a CDS encoding diguanylate cyclase, with the translated sequence MPDPVPSAGHAPRPPSLRRQFARAVVLAALLPAAVLGIVEQVRSYRAEQRHLGERLEVSTMLSATAVNDFVDMHQAGVALVASMSGKDTDWPAQLAELRRRYPGFSSVLVTDALGNVQASQPVPPRAPAINVADREYFRTPRDSGAPFVSDAFRGRRLSNDPLVAVSAPWRADGAFAGVVQGSIRVDAFTGPRVTAMRRRGVEMLLLDREMRVIRATEGLQYRFQQPLAGTPLLAGAGQGARETESRRLHGVMADGRAAWVSQAKLTSGWTLVLVVPDDMLVSTVRSRALATAGLLVLIAAGVWFAYAWQMRRLDGALAQLSDALHALAVHRRPSTTAPLPEEFEPVGRAVGELADQLEVAHEDLQRSLADQSALALSLQRTLERREQEIDRRTAELRQANAELDRLNRTDPLTGCLNRRGLQHKLSLVSDEAGQLTVDMTVIAIDVDHFKAYNDRYGHAAGDSALRRVAGVVGGLLRHPQDAVARMGGEEFLVVLPDTDAAVSARVAERVRAAVHALGIPHDDSPWGVVTVSIGWVRTAPGEDYAQAFLIADEALYRAKHAGRNRVETEE
- a CDS encoding alpha/beta hydrolase; translation: MKHAFAAGLLALLPMGALAQEACPDRSAYAPAREIIADLGRISAPTGVQEAYAAEIGGIRQWVNVRGQDRENPMVLFVHGGPASPVIPTLWQFQRPLEEYFTVVNYDQRGAGKTLTLNPEAAVADTLHIQRYVDDAIALAEYLRTRYHKRKLVLMGHSWGTVVAMHAALQRPDLFHAYVGIGQVINVRTNERVSFDYGLRTARARGNAEAVREMESIAPYPGDQPITRERIVIARKWPQFYGGLTAYRDSSNYFFQGPRLSPDYDDAARCAINAGSVFTLGRLLDEFLQVDFTGVKRFPIPVVMFMGRHDYTTPSEPTAAWLAQVQAPYKRGVWFEHSAHMMPWEEPGKTLASLLEHVRPRVVAAEARDTGATTP
- a CDS encoding DUF1801 domain-containing protein, giving the protein MPVKKSAAPADVGAFLVALAHPQDATIQRLRATVRAADPRIAEDIKWNAPSFHVEGRHFATMQLRKADSVLLVLHLGAGKRALPKDAIADPEGLLTWLGADRATLSFAGPDEVKRRESVLQGVLRQWVAHV